One window from the genome of Jiangella alba encodes:
- a CDS encoding substrate-binding domain-containing protein: protein MSGTISRRRFLGATGAVAAMGLLGACSGSPSSQSPNGGSTGGGGAADGLLPTYKPFDKFPPDLASSNPDVSPGYFSYPDPPTAVTSGVPASGDPIRALTFTYDPVAPELANNALWQSLNEALGTELDLEYTPAAEYNARFATTIAGNDLPDLMAIKGQQQQMPAMLAAKFTDLTEHLSGDAVLDYPNLAALPTPAWLSTVYDGKLWGVPVPRSLIGNVLYTRADLLERAGLSLQPESLEEFTEMAQALTNDREGRWAFGQTPLSVLLETNGIANLWSVDGAGAFTFNATLPGYEQALADSVALNDLGVVHPDGNAVQNTQRNEWMIAGTTAFQIGLYAGWPKFYVQGADIEGFRLTGMLSPAREAGGEMVRTAGPSVSHFSAVAKQDDPERLAEILRVLDWLAAPFGSTEYITRRFGLESETFTFEGPDPVLTSQGVNQATLPVRYITENSPVIFESRNEQAVRDQFDHQEAGLQYTVPNPTEGLYSETAVSEGASAQQALTATELEIVLGNRPVADWAAAVESYMSAVGNKIKAEYEEAWAQLNG from the coding sequence ATGTCCGGCACCATCTCTCGTCGTAGGTTCCTGGGCGCCACCGGCGCTGTCGCGGCGATGGGCCTGTTGGGGGCCTGCTCAGGCTCGCCGAGTAGTCAGTCGCCGAATGGAGGATCCACCGGTGGCGGTGGTGCCGCCGACGGACTGCTGCCGACGTACAAGCCATTCGACAAGTTCCCGCCCGACCTCGCCTCGAGCAACCCGGACGTGTCGCCCGGCTACTTCTCCTACCCGGATCCGCCCACGGCGGTGACCAGCGGGGTTCCGGCATCCGGTGATCCGATTCGGGCGCTGACCTTCACCTATGATCCGGTCGCTCCCGAGCTGGCCAACAACGCGCTGTGGCAGAGCCTCAACGAGGCGCTCGGCACCGAACTGGACCTGGAGTACACGCCCGCGGCGGAGTACAACGCCCGGTTCGCGACCACGATCGCCGGCAACGACCTGCCCGACCTCATGGCGATCAAGGGTCAGCAGCAGCAGATGCCGGCCATGCTGGCCGCGAAGTTCACCGACCTCACCGAGCACCTCTCCGGTGACGCCGTCCTGGATTACCCGAACCTCGCGGCGCTCCCGACGCCGGCCTGGCTGAGCACCGTCTACGACGGCAAGCTCTGGGGCGTCCCGGTGCCGCGCTCGCTGATCGGCAACGTGCTGTACACACGTGCGGACCTCCTCGAGCGGGCGGGCCTGTCCTTGCAGCCGGAGTCGCTCGAGGAGTTCACCGAGATGGCGCAGGCCCTCACCAACGATCGGGAGGGTCGCTGGGCCTTCGGGCAGACGCCGCTGTCGGTGCTGCTCGAGACGAACGGCATCGCGAATCTCTGGTCGGTCGACGGCGCCGGCGCCTTCACCTTCAACGCCACGCTGCCGGGATACGAGCAGGCCCTGGCCGATTCGGTCGCCCTCAACGACCTGGGGGTCGTGCACCCGGACGGCAACGCCGTTCAGAACACCCAGCGCAACGAATGGATGATCGCGGGCACGACCGCGTTCCAGATCGGTCTCTACGCAGGATGGCCCAAGTTCTACGTGCAGGGCGCCGACATCGAGGGCTTCCGCCTGACGGGCATGCTCTCTCCCGCGCGCGAGGCCGGCGGGGAGATGGTGCGCACCGCCGGCCCCTCGGTCTCGCACTTCTCGGCGGTCGCCAAGCAGGACGACCCGGAGCGTCTCGCCGAGATACTTCGGGTGCTCGACTGGCTGGCCGCGCCGTTCGGCAGCACGGAGTACATCACCCGCCGGTTCGGCCTGGAGAGCGAGACCTTCACCTTCGAGGGTCCGGATCCGGTGCTCACCTCACAGGGCGTCAACCAGGCGACGCTGCCGGTGCGGTACATCACGGAGAACTCCCCGGTCATCTTCGAGTCGCGCAACGAGCAAGCCGTCCGGGATCAGTTCGACCACCAAGAGGCGGGTCTGCAGTACACCGTGCCCAACCCGACGGAGGGGCTCTACTCCGAGACCGCCGTCAGCGAGGGGGCCAGCGCGCAGCAGGCGCTGACCGCGACCGAGCTCGAGATCGTCCTGGGAAACCGGCCGGTTGCCGATTGGGCCGCCGCGGTCGAGAGCTACATGTCCGCCGTCGGCAACAAGATCAAGGCCGAGTACGAGGAGGCGTGGGCTCAGCTCAACGGCTGA
- a CDS encoding alginate lyase family protein, giving the protein MQRSTSRRSIRRRVHAITGAAVTLAVVGTGLLSVPAAASDMSDLGELLDLTRPELAGVAAELAAGDEAGAADQLKAYYAGRTGIAFPTPGAAGVGDATADELAAGIFRFGAETRDFYDDAEQRIDVDWQDTWGGTEAAPGGAQVLMSDLAFMPTLASAYVNESDPQRRAAYAKAWMEISLDFFADNPSWPQVRNLSAGKRLNQLISAFSVFRTEPATDAGDLVTYLSGVHETTDFLTQVLQIHVGNNWYVSMARSIYFAAVYLPEFRASSGWESFAVRSVERFLRAYVQSDGVYREPAFNYQAYVADLINSMTGVADANGRKLPDALIQAADWIADVMFATRQPNLEPAQIGDTPNIDAGRSAIRATGERHSWSDFTWVASGRTAGTPPTLGSTLYPISFAVQRSGWDADAQYLLINNHNSSYTASHRHPDDLSLVMSAYGRPLIVDSGVGDYSATPTNDWMRRTTEAHNTVEVDRKPQAAGVTRAMSLWRSNAGLDVYRGQAMGYQPVAHDRVVYFVKPGFWVVSDDLTGDTAAHDYRQLWHFPGDPVTVDPATNVATVGFDTVPGATPVAGVQLVPVTPAGAEVTPSVHENGAVRVGEDVLTDVDYLSYDWSATGATGLDTIVFPGSAGRAPSVTATRIELPGVDHSVATAMEIDLPHSTGRFYLSREATPSSREFGNAATDAETAYLERAGHDRLTRYALTRGSSLVDGGDTVLDASAVVSDVSVELRGATARISLGDPFTGTLTINAPTARVVKVNDTPTAFTRTGDLVTVTVEPAFAPAPVLDEEFEDASLDRTVHGFDGGLEGWTPVQGSWGLGGDPSNAKLAQTSSADMQSFAMLQDVPDDVIVSADIVPGTSNQATARTGLAFRYHDSRNYYRANVLTTSTGAKLQLVKVYNGTSTLLAETDVALDNDAEYTLTVSAVGRHLVATVGDTSISANDGQLPTGGAAAYTHRRAATFDDITISEALDQANWRGIGGQATVSSGQLTLTPVDGRAHVLAESTLPARFSQQCDYVAETTVTINGVGTAGISLRDTSDSYGYRIHIGRTSSGSRYASIIREAHRSGPVTVATVSLGDPLNGPVRLGAAVHGDRVTVTLNGVQILEGRDTVVRSGGVGLYATTQSTFDDFTVAQSCEDG; this is encoded by the coding sequence ATGCAACGAAGCACTTCCCGGCGGAGCATTCGCCGTCGTGTCCATGCGATCACCGGCGCGGCCGTCACGCTGGCGGTGGTGGGGACGGGCCTGTTATCGGTGCCGGCCGCTGCGTCCGACATGTCGGATCTCGGCGAGCTGCTCGACCTGACGCGTCCGGAGCTCGCCGGAGTCGCGGCGGAGCTCGCGGCCGGCGATGAGGCGGGCGCCGCCGACCAGCTCAAGGCCTACTACGCGGGCCGCACGGGGATCGCGTTCCCGACGCCGGGAGCGGCGGGGGTCGGCGACGCGACCGCCGACGAGCTCGCGGCCGGGATCTTCCGGTTCGGCGCCGAGACCCGCGACTTCTACGACGACGCCGAGCAGCGGATCGACGTCGACTGGCAGGACACCTGGGGCGGGACGGAGGCCGCCCCCGGCGGCGCGCAGGTCCTGATGAGCGACCTCGCGTTCATGCCGACGCTGGCGAGTGCCTACGTCAACGAGAGCGACCCGCAGCGGCGTGCGGCGTATGCGAAGGCGTGGATGGAGATCTCACTGGACTTCTTCGCCGACAACCCGAGCTGGCCGCAGGTCCGCAATCTGTCGGCCGGCAAGCGGCTGAACCAGCTCATCAGCGCGTTCTCCGTGTTCCGGACGGAGCCGGCCACCGACGCGGGCGACCTGGTGACGTACCTGTCCGGCGTGCACGAGACGACCGACTTTCTCACGCAGGTTCTGCAGATTCATGTCGGAAACAACTGGTATGTGTCGATGGCTCGCTCGATCTACTTCGCGGCGGTGTACCTGCCCGAGTTCAGGGCATCCTCCGGCTGGGAGTCGTTCGCCGTGCGATCCGTCGAGCGGTTCCTGCGCGCGTACGTGCAGAGCGACGGCGTGTACCGCGAGCCGGCATTCAACTACCAGGCCTACGTGGCGGACCTGATCAACAGCATGACCGGCGTCGCGGACGCCAACGGGCGGAAACTACCCGATGCGCTCATCCAGGCGGCGGACTGGATCGCGGACGTGATGTTCGCGACCCGGCAGCCGAATCTCGAGCCCGCGCAGATCGGCGACACACCGAACATCGATGCGGGCAGGAGCGCCATTCGGGCGACCGGTGAACGCCACTCATGGTCCGATTTCACCTGGGTCGCCTCCGGTCGAACCGCGGGGACGCCCCCGACACTGGGGTCCACGCTGTATCCGATCAGCTTCGCGGTGCAGCGCTCGGGGTGGGACGCCGATGCGCAGTACCTGCTGATCAACAACCACAACTCCAGTTACACCGCCTCGCACCGGCATCCGGACGACCTCAGCCTGGTGATGTCGGCGTACGGACGCCCGCTGATCGTCGACTCCGGAGTGGGCGACTACAGCGCCACCCCGACGAACGACTGGATGCGCCGCACGACCGAGGCGCACAACACCGTCGAGGTCGACCGGAAGCCGCAGGCCGCGGGGGTCACCCGCGCGATGTCGCTCTGGCGGTCGAACGCGGGTCTCGACGTCTACCGCGGCCAGGCGATGGGCTACCAGCCGGTCGCGCACGACCGGGTCGTCTACTTCGTCAAGCCCGGCTTCTGGGTGGTCTCCGACGACCTCACCGGTGACACCGCCGCGCACGACTACCGGCAGCTCTGGCACTTCCCCGGTGATCCGGTCACCGTCGACCCGGCCACGAACGTCGCCACGGTCGGGTTCGACACCGTGCCGGGCGCCACGCCGGTTGCCGGGGTGCAACTCGTTCCCGTGACCCCGGCCGGCGCCGAGGTCACGCCGAGCGTCCACGAGAACGGCGCCGTGCGCGTGGGCGAGGACGTGCTCACGGACGTCGACTACCTGTCCTACGACTGGTCCGCCACCGGCGCCACGGGACTGGACACCATCGTGTTTCCCGGCAGCGCCGGCCGGGCGCCCTCGGTGACGGCCACCCGCATCGAGCTGCCTGGGGTGGATCACTCCGTGGCGACCGCGATGGAGATCGACCTGCCGCACTCGACCGGCCGCTTCTACCTCTCGCGCGAGGCGACGCCCTCGTCGAGGGAGTTCGGGAACGCCGCGACCGACGCCGAAACCGCGTATCTCGAACGTGCCGGGCACGACAGGCTCACGCGGTACGCGCTGACACGAGGGTCGTCGCTGGTCGACGGCGGTGACACCGTCCTCGACGCGTCCGCAGTGGTGTCCGACGTCAGTGTGGAGCTGCGGGGCGCGACCGCCCGGATCTCGCTCGGCGACCCGTTCACCGGCACCCTCACGATCAACGCGCCGACGGCGAGAGTGGTGAAGGTGAACGACACCCCGACCGCGTTCACGCGTACCGGTGACCTCGTCACCGTGACGGTCGAGCCGGCCTTCGCGCCGGCGCCGGTGCTCGACGAGGAGTTCGAGGACGCGAGCCTGGACCGCACCGTCCATGGCTTCGACGGCGGACTCGAGGGCTGGACGCCGGTGCAGGGCTCCTGGGGACTGGGCGGCGATCCATCGAATGCCAAGCTGGCACAGACCTCGAGCGCGGACATGCAGTCGTTCGCCATGCTGCAGGACGTGCCGGACGACGTGATCGTGTCCGCGGACATCGTTCCCGGGACCAGCAACCAGGCGACCGCCCGGACCGGCCTGGCGTTCCGCTACCACGATTCGCGCAACTACTACCGGGCCAACGTCCTCACGACGTCGACCGGCGCGAAGCTGCAGCTCGTGAAGGTCTACAACGGGACGTCCACGCTCCTCGCGGAGACCGACGTGGCGCTGGACAACGACGCCGAGTACACGCTGACCGTCTCCGCGGTCGGGCGTCACCTGGTCGCCACCGTCGGCGACACGTCGATCTCCGCGAACGACGGCCAACTGCCGACCGGCGGGGCCGCGGCCTACACGCATCGGCGGGCCGCGACCTTCGACGACATCACGATCAGCGAGGCCCTCGATCAGGCGAACTGGCGCGGAATCGGGGGCCAGGCGACCGTCAGCTCGGGTCAGCTGACCCTCACGCCGGTCGATGGCCGAGCGCACGTGCTCGCCGAGTCGACACTGCCGGCGCGGTTCTCCCAGCAGTGCGACTATGTCGCGGAGACCACGGTCACGATCAACGGCGTCGGCACTGCCGGCATCTCGCTGCGCGACACCTCGGACTCCTACGGCTACCGGATCCACATCGGCAGGACGAGCAGCGGTTCCCGATACGCGAGCATCATCCGCGAGGCCCACCGGTCGGGCCCGGTCACGGTGGCCACGGTCTCGCTCGGCGACCCGCTGAACGGCCCCGTTCGGCTGGGCGCGGCCGTTCACGGCGACCGCGTCACCGTGACGTTGAACGGCGTGCAGATCCTGGAGGGACGCGACACCGTGGTGCGAAGCGGCGGCGTCGGGCTCTACGCGACCACGCAGAGCACGTTCGACGATTTCACGGTCGCCCAGTCCTGCGAGGACGGATGA
- a CDS encoding NUDIX domain-containing protein, which translates to MTPRDLPVPAPPADIAALITPGHPRLMVDDAALAGIAERIASNDLTAQLYDDLIAQADALLTMPASEYEFPDGRTLLIVTREVQSRLYALAMAYRLTQDERYAARAYEEMAAAAAFPDWNPESFLSVAELMHAFAVGYDWLHGYLDEAQRQVVRDAIVRLGLEPAIAQHRSGASWTTRTNNWNVVCNGGTIMAALAIGVEEPELANEAMHLAFDSLPVALARYGPDGGYPEGATYWGYATRFLVPVMASLETAVGDDFGITQTAGLDRTVDFGIHMTGPAGQPFNYYDAPSTGHPGRTAAHWLAAHYGEPAYAWWAEQGTALHSRPLPPLHLMWQGLIDAVPPNEAGLPLDREFDAIATFLSRSAWNSTTANFFGFKAGDNASSHADLDLGTFVLDALGTRWAVELGPETYDLPGYWSAGPEGRRWTYYRKRPEGQNTLVVNPDATPGQAVDARGTLVATGSSPDASFAVADLSEAYTAQGVTSWQRGMALIDGRSRFVVQDEVTASSPVEAWWFMHTSAGIDVAADGRSAMLTLDGRQLRAVLLDAPDGVRFSAMDAVPLPTSPNPDGQTPNAGVRKLVITGPEAARFRLSVLLEPLPTGVHGPEPAVTDLADWAVAPAPDVAPADPRVDGEPVAGYSGTPAARGAVAIISNSAGQVLMHLRDDFAHIAWPGHWSLLGGGADGDETPHDAIVRELQEEAGLVASGLTELFDTVDVDGSGQVITFFAGTWDGDEARLPLAEGRELRFFAPEQLKALQIPPYIHDGIQRWLATSDTV; encoded by the coding sequence ATGACCCCGCGTGACCTGCCCGTGCCGGCGCCGCCCGCGGACATCGCGGCGCTCATCACGCCGGGCCACCCGCGCCTGATGGTCGACGACGCGGCGCTCGCCGGGATCGCCGAGCGCATCGCGTCCAACGACCTCACCGCGCAGCTGTACGACGACCTGATCGCGCAGGCAGACGCGCTGCTCACCATGCCGGCATCCGAGTACGAGTTCCCCGACGGGCGCACGCTGCTCATCGTCACCCGCGAGGTCCAGAGCCGCCTCTACGCGCTGGCGATGGCGTACCGGCTCACGCAGGACGAGCGGTACGCGGCGCGTGCGTACGAGGAGATGGCGGCCGCCGCCGCGTTCCCGGACTGGAATCCGGAGAGCTTCCTGTCCGTCGCGGAACTCATGCACGCGTTCGCGGTGGGCTACGACTGGCTGCACGGGTACCTCGACGAGGCGCAGCGCCAGGTCGTGCGCGACGCGATCGTCAGGCTCGGGCTGGAGCCCGCGATCGCACAGCACCGGTCCGGGGCGTCGTGGACCACGAGGACGAACAACTGGAACGTCGTGTGCAACGGCGGGACGATCATGGCCGCGCTCGCCATCGGCGTCGAGGAGCCGGAGCTCGCGAACGAGGCGATGCACCTCGCGTTCGACTCGCTGCCCGTGGCGCTCGCGCGGTACGGGCCCGACGGCGGGTACCCCGAGGGCGCCACGTACTGGGGCTACGCCACGCGGTTCCTCGTGCCGGTCATGGCGTCGCTCGAGACGGCGGTCGGCGACGACTTCGGCATCACGCAGACCGCGGGGCTCGACCGCACGGTCGACTTCGGGATCCACATGACCGGTCCGGCGGGCCAGCCGTTCAACTACTACGACGCCCCCAGCACCGGCCACCCCGGGAGGACCGCAGCGCACTGGCTCGCCGCGCACTACGGTGAGCCGGCCTACGCGTGGTGGGCCGAGCAGGGAACCGCGCTTCACTCGCGTCCGCTTCCGCCGCTGCACCTGATGTGGCAGGGGCTGATCGATGCGGTGCCGCCGAACGAGGCCGGCCTGCCGCTGGACCGCGAGTTCGACGCCATCGCCACCTTCCTCTCGCGCAGCGCGTGGAACAGCACGACCGCGAACTTCTTCGGGTTCAAGGCGGGGGACAACGCGTCCAGCCACGCCGACCTCGATCTGGGCACGTTCGTGCTCGACGCACTCGGTACACGTTGGGCCGTGGAGCTCGGGCCGGAGACCTACGACCTGCCCGGGTACTGGTCGGCCGGTCCCGAGGGCCGACGCTGGACCTACTACCGCAAGCGTCCCGAGGGACAGAACACGCTCGTCGTCAACCCCGACGCGACGCCCGGTCAGGCCGTCGACGCGAGGGGGACGCTCGTGGCGACCGGCTCGAGCCCGGACGCGAGCTTCGCCGTCGCCGACCTGTCGGAGGCGTACACGGCCCAAGGCGTGACGAGCTGGCAACGTGGCATGGCGCTGATCGACGGCCGGAGCCGCTTCGTCGTGCAGGACGAAGTCACGGCGTCCTCCCCGGTCGAGGCGTGGTGGTTCATGCACACGTCCGCCGGCATCGACGTCGCGGCCGACGGCCGGTCCGCCATGCTCACCCTCGACGGCCGGCAGCTGCGCGCCGTCCTGCTCGATGCGCCCGACGGCGTCCGGTTCTCGGCCATGGACGCCGTGCCGTTGCCGACGTCGCCGAACCCGGACGGCCAGACGCCGAACGCCGGCGTCCGCAAGCTCGTCATCACGGGGCCGGAGGCGGCGCGGTTCCGCCTCAGCGTGCTCCTCGAGCCGCTGCCCACGGGCGTGCACGGGCCGGAGCCCGCCGTGACGGACCTCGCGGACTGGGCGGTGGCGCCCGCCCCCGACGTCGCCCCGGCGGACCCGCGCGTCGACGGCGAGCCGGTGGCCGGCTACTCCGGCACGCCCGCAGCGCGTGGCGCGGTAGCGATCATCAGCAACAGCGCTGGGCAGGTGCTCATGCACCTGCGTGACGACTTCGCGCACATCGCATGGCCAGGTCATTGGAGCCTGCTCGGAGGCGGAGCGGACGGCGACGAGACGCCTCACGACGCCATCGTGCGTGAGCTCCAGGAGGAAGCCGGACTCGTCGCATCGGGCCTCACCGAGCTCTTCGACACGGTCGATGTCGACGGCTCCGGTCAGGTGATCACGTTCTTCGCCGGCACGTGGGACGGCGACGAAGCACGGTTGCCTCTGGCCGAGGGCCGCGAGCTCCGATTCTTCGCCCCCGAGCAGCTGAAAGCGCTGCAGATCCCGCCCTACATCCATGACGGCATCCAACGGTGGCTGGCCACGTCGGACACCGTGTAG
- a CDS encoding RNA polymerase sigma factor → MWARRASSSDVTAGEASDDELLRRTGKGDRAAFEAFYDRNAAWLAVRIRRRCGDAELTADVLQETFLAVWRAAGSYAGDGQSGGWLWSIATRRLIDAHRRRAVRAVVVGEPDDERAHVTAPSAEDEALAGTYDAELATALDRLSPELRAVLQATVLDGLTTRETALLLDVPEGTVKSRAVRARRQLREALS, encoded by the coding sequence ATGTGGGCCCGCCGTGCGTCTTCATCTGACGTGACGGCAGGAGAGGCCTCCGACGACGAGTTGCTGCGCCGGACCGGGAAGGGCGACCGGGCGGCGTTCGAGGCGTTCTACGACCGCAACGCCGCCTGGCTCGCCGTCCGCATCCGGCGGCGCTGCGGCGACGCCGAGTTGACGGCGGATGTGCTGCAGGAGACGTTCCTCGCGGTGTGGCGTGCGGCCGGTTCCTATGCCGGTGACGGGCAGTCGGGCGGCTGGCTGTGGTCGATCGCGACCCGACGGCTCATCGACGCGCACAGGAGGAGGGCAGTGCGGGCGGTCGTCGTGGGGGAGCCGGACGACGAGCGCGCCCACGTCACCGCGCCGTCGGCCGAGGACGAGGCGCTGGCCGGCACATACGACGCGGAGCTGGCGACGGCGCTGGACCGGCTCTCGCCGGAACTGCGCGCCGTCCTGCAGGCGACCGTCCTCGACGGGCTCACCACACGTGAGACGGCGCTGCTGCTGGACGTGCCGGAGGGGACCGTGAAGTCGCGCGCCGTGCGGGCGCGCCGCCAACTGAGGGAGGCGCTCTCATGA
- a CDS encoding ABC transporter ATP-binding protein, translating to MTVTATHVDVRDLVVRYRRRVALDGLDLRLGAGVHGLLGPNGAGKTTLMRVLATVTRPASGGVTVLDGDVVAGSAALRRVRRRLGYLPQQFGYYPRFTVREFVEYFAWLKEVPRERIPVAVDRAIERVGLLDRADERLKRLSGGMLRRAGIAQAIVNEPDLLLLDEPTAGLDPEQRVDFRDLLRVLGVDACVLVSTHLVEDVAAACADVTLLHEGRSVFRGTPGELAARGDGGDGDSPIERGYTAVLRAARAA from the coding sequence ATGACCGTCACCGCCACGCACGTGGACGTGCGCGACCTCGTCGTCCGGTACCGCCGACGCGTCGCGCTGGACGGGCTGGACCTGAGACTCGGCGCGGGCGTGCACGGACTGCTCGGCCCGAACGGCGCGGGCAAGACGACGCTGATGCGGGTGCTGGCGACGGTGACGCGGCCGGCGTCGGGCGGGGTCACCGTCCTCGACGGCGACGTCGTCGCCGGGTCCGCCGCGCTGCGCCGGGTCCGCCGCCGGCTCGGCTACCTGCCGCAGCAGTTCGGCTACTACCCGCGGTTCACCGTCCGCGAGTTCGTCGAGTACTTCGCGTGGCTCAAGGAGGTCCCGCGCGAGCGGATCCCGGTGGCCGTCGACCGCGCCATCGAGCGGGTCGGCCTGCTGGACCGCGCCGACGAGCGGCTCAAGCGGCTCTCCGGTGGCATGCTGCGGCGGGCCGGCATCGCGCAGGCGATCGTCAACGAGCCGGACCTTCTGCTGCTCGACGAGCCGACCGCGGGCCTCGATCCGGAGCAGCGGGTCGACTTCCGCGACCTGCTGCGCGTTCTCGGCGTCGACGCGTGCGTGCTGGTCAGCACCCACCTCGTCGAGGACGTCGCGGCGGCCTGCGCGGACGTGACGCTGCTGCACGAGGGCCGGTCGGTGTTCCGCGGGACGCCAGGCGAGCTGGCCGCACGCGGCGACGGCGGCGACGGCGACAGCCCGATCGAGCGCGGCTACACGGCCGTTCTCCGCGCGGCCCGGGCCGCCTGA
- a CDS encoding DUF3467 domain-containing protein: MANPPERREYDIDIPAEVEPGTYADFASIWHTADSFVLDFAVLKRPPKPSVGEDGSRVLKVPTRVVTRVRVPPSQVFEIMKGLEKQLSMWERSHGVKRRPPEDS; encoded by the coding sequence ATGGCCAACCCGCCCGAACGCCGTGAGTACGACATCGACATCCCGGCGGAGGTCGAGCCCGGCACGTACGCCGACTTCGCCTCCATCTGGCACACCGCAGACTCGTTCGTCCTCGACTTCGCCGTCCTGAAGCGCCCGCCGAAACCGTCCGTCGGCGAGGACGGGAGCCGGGTGCTGAAGGTGCCGACGCGGGTGGTGACGCGGGTGCGGGTGCCGCCGAGCCAGGTCTTCGAGATCATGAAGGGCCTGGAGAAGCAGCTGTCCATGTGGGAGCGCAGCCACGGCGTCAAGCGCCGGCCGCCGGAAGACTCCTAG
- a CDS encoding CsbD family protein, with protein sequence MGAGDKMKNAAEKAKGEAKEALGKVTDNEKAETEGKADQSKSDLKQAGEKVKDAFRR encoded by the coding sequence ATGGGTGCCGGCGACAAGATGAAGAACGCCGCGGAGAAGGCCAAGGGCGAGGCCAAGGAGGCGCTCGGCAAGGTCACGGACAACGAGAAGGCCGAGACCGAGGGCAAGGCCGATCAGTCCAAGTCCGACCTGAAGCAGGCCGGCGAGAAGGTGAAGGACGCCTTCAGGCGCTGA
- a CDS encoding MarR family winged helix-turn-helix transcriptional regulator, giving the protein MAETRWLDDGEQDAWRGYLRMNTVLGAALSRQMQTESMLSMQDFEVLVHLTDVDDARLRVSELAKAMRWEKSRLSHHLSRMQKRGLIGREECSSDGRGAFIVLTPEGRAAIEAAAPSHVDAVRRHFFDVLTDDDIKALSSIADRVIARVEATDICPSE; this is encoded by the coding sequence ATGGCAGAGACACGGTGGCTCGACGACGGCGAGCAGGACGCCTGGCGCGGGTATCTGCGCATGAACACCGTCCTCGGCGCGGCGCTCAGCCGTCAGATGCAGACCGAGTCGATGCTGTCCATGCAGGACTTCGAGGTCCTCGTCCACCTCACCGACGTCGACGACGCCCGGCTGCGGGTGTCCGAGCTGGCCAAGGCGATGCGCTGGGAGAAGAGCCGGCTGTCGCACCACCTCAGCCGCATGCAGAAGCGGGGCCTGATCGGCCGCGAGGAGTGTTCGTCCGACGGGCGCGGCGCGTTCATCGTCCTGACCCCCGAGGGCCGGGCCGCCATCGAGGCCGCCGCCCCCTCGCACGTCGACGCCGTCCGCCGGCACTTCTTCGACGTCCTCACCGACGACGACATCAAGGCGCTGAGCTCCATCGCCGACCGCGTCATCGCCCGCGTCGAGGCCACCGACATCTGCCCCTCCGAATAG
- a CDS encoding YceI family protein, producing the protein MTTTTDLTQLTGDYALDVAHTRLGFVARHAMVTKVRGAFNEFEGTARIDGADPRNSSVNIVIKTASVDTRNEQRDGHLRTNDFFEIETYPEITFASTAIDQSDETTFKVTGDLTIKDVTKPVSFELEFTGAATDPFGNQRVGFDGSLQINRKDWNVTWNAPLEAGGVLVSEKVTLEFEISAIKQA; encoded by the coding sequence ATGACCACCACCACCGACCTGACCCAGTTGACCGGCGACTACGCGCTGGACGTGGCGCACACGCGGCTCGGCTTCGTCGCCCGGCACGCCATGGTGACCAAGGTGCGCGGCGCCTTCAACGAGTTCGAGGGCACGGCCCGCATCGACGGCGCCGACCCGCGCAACTCGTCCGTCAACATCGTCATCAAGACCGCCAGCGTCGACACCCGCAACGAGCAGCGCGACGGCCACCTGCGGACGAACGACTTCTTCGAGATCGAGACGTACCCGGAGATCACCTTCGCCTCGACCGCGATCGACCAGTCGGACGAGACGACGTTCAAGGTCACCGGCGACCTCACCATCAAGGACGTCACCAAGCCCGTCAGCTTCGAGCTCGAGTTCACGGGCGCCGCGACCGACCCGTTCGGCAACCAGCGCGTCGGCTTCGACGGCTCGCTCCAGATCAACCGCAAGGACTGGAACGTCACCTGGAACGCCCCGCTCGAGGCCGGCGGCGTGCTGGTCAGCGAGAAGGTGACGCTGGAGTTCGAGATCTCGGCCATCAAGCAGGCCTGA